The region TCCTCCTTTCACACCTGGAAAGTGAGACCTCCGAGGCTCAAAATCCACATACCACACAACCAGATGCCATGTCTAGGCAATTGAGGTCCAGTTTGTCCATATTGTCCGATGGAGCGCAGTCATACTTGCTTCCACCGAAAACccttttaaaatttgatgatttttagttttgtgttaaatttattttttcaaatcacgaTCATCATCATCAGACGGTGCTTGTTATTTACTTCTCCGTGTACTGGTAAAAGGGTAGGTCGTTGGTTGTCTGTTGCATGGCAAGTCAGAAATACGTGTAATCAGTGACTTTGTGCATCGTTGTATTGGTATTGCTTTCTTTTTCGTGGGCAAAACCCTGTCTCCCGCGCATCCTCAACTTGTTAAAATGGAAAGGGACATTATCATGACACGATTAAGTTTTCTTACGActgaagtctttttttttaaaaaaaaaaaaaaagacattgctTCCTTTCCTTCAAATCTCAACAAGTCGTAATCAACACAATTCGGTGATAATGTTAACAACCTGCTCTATTTTTCAAACTCTTGaactaaaatttgatttgttcGATTTGAATGTTTAACCACTGCTTTCTACAATATTcatgcaacatttttttttattttatggtcaGGCTCTGCATTTACTTTTTGTAATTATCTTTCCTGTTATTTTTATCTCTCGTGAATATACAAGGAGAGGAGGGCAGTGCTCAACATCAATTTGGTAGCATCACAGAAACTAGAAATAAGCAGCAGCAGTAGCAGCGTTGCTGGCCTAgagttagtgttttttttaaaataaaaaataaaaaaaagtaaaggatATACTTTGATCAACTTACATGTCAACTactaagatattatttaatgagattgttttttaaaataatttttatttaaaaatatatcaaaataatattttttatttttaacgtccacatattaaaacaataaaaaaaatctaaaaaaaattaattcaaaataaaaaaaattcattacaaaAACTAACTGTAGCTAGGTTCTCGCTCATACAATCTTAAAACACACATCCCTTCGTACACTAGGAAGAATTTAATAGATTTCACCTGATGCTGCCCTCAATAAATGATCCGCAGAGGAAATGACAACGAGTAGGATCGATGAGGATGAGCCAAACCCTGAAAGATTGAAACAATGATCAAGGGCTTACTGGCCAGAATCAACAATACCACAtgcataaattattaaatacctCCGATTAAGATCATCATTTGGATGTTGATCACTTGTTTGCTACTCTTCATTTTACATTATGAATcttcatttctaaaaaaaaaatagatatagtTGCTAGTAAGATCATAAAATACATGGATCTCAACTTCAGGGCACATCAAGCGATGccgtctttttttttcaaaaacaaaaagaatcgaGGTTGGCTTTTTAACGAGAGCCGATGTTCTAAAAGAATGGGAAAAGAAATCTATACAACATGTTGGGGGGGGGaattaacagaaaaataaaaccacAATCACATCTGGAAATCAATTAAGTTTTGGTTCTGGATACTGCTAACTACACAGGTATCACATCATCATTTGATGTATCTTCACATCTCAAAACAATACCATCAAGGCTAGCTGGAAAGATGCATCTGGACCATTGCCATCCAGTTGCCAATGGCTCCGGAGGTGCGACTATCATAAGCATGTTGTCATTTCTCTGAACAATCCCCATCACACTAACAGTGCTGCCTTCTTTGATGCACCTGCAATAGCCATGGCTGCAGTTTCAAAACTCCAAAACATCCAAAATACCTAAAAACAGTTCAATGGTTATAGATCCTCaactaataaaaatcaagatgatgCCTTACCTTGACAAGGGGACTATAAAAAATCACTATGATAAACATCTAACATGTTTTCTGGTTCAAGCTCCAACCTAAGGGTACGTAGAGAAATAAAATACTTGATGACcgaattcttcaaggagagaGCTTACCCTTCTTTCAGTCTCATTAAACGCTCATCGCTTGAAAGGTTTTTCTTTCCCAACCACCTGACAAACTCCAGAGACAGGTCTTTCTTTTCAGGGTTAATATCAACAACCAAGGAATCGTCAACAAAAGGGATTATCCTTGTGCCACTGCCAGTCTTAACCAGTGCTCTTAAACCAGATTGGAAATCAGAGATGTAGAAGTCAACAACATgcctctacaaaaaaaaaatatatccttttAAAAACATGGAAATTCAAGGCAAAACACTTGCTCCAAATGTAAATGTCCATTCATCATCGCAAATATTGAAAACTAATATGGAATGTAGTGAAATAGGAAAGGGAAGGTGATGCGgccaaaaatcaaaataagaggAATAAggatcattttcctttatttagtgggtttatattcttttctagTATAAAAGATCCAAACTAGGATTTTCTATGTTTAGAGTAGTCCCTGTTTCTGAATGTAACCTACACAGGAAAGACAGGGAATAATTGATGGTTGAAGAATTATGGTTTCTCAGAGTGGTCAAGGTTTCAAATAACTATTGCTTTTTACTACTCCTGGAGTAAATTCAGTTTGAAGTTTCAAATAACTAGGATTTTTGCCACCAGAAGGGGGGCGTGGTTAGTAAGAGGGGAATAATAGTTTCAAAAGGGCACCTATCCAGATATTTGGATAAGAAAAACCCAGCCAGCTCGTAGGATGCTAGTGTATGTGTTAAAATCCTTTGTGTTTGAGGGAATAGTCTCTTCAACACTACATGTTCAAAAGATACAAACTCGCAAAATTACTCTGGAAAAGAAACTGCAGCACAGGCGATCAAAAATACAAAGCCATGCTCTCTCACCTCTGATGATCTCAATCCCCATGTAAAATGGCGATGACCAGGGCTGGCAGGTTTTGAACCCCATGCACGGTACTCATATAATCTTGTAGAGGTATAGACACATCTGGGAACTCTTTGGAACGAAGACTCCAAAGGGACATTACCACAGGTAACCACCTTCAGCAATTGCAAGAGAGTAAACATTCTGATCAATATCACGTAATTATGCATaagagaaaaagataaaaaattcaaaatcgaTATACATATTTTCAAGACACAGATATTAGAAAGTATAATGCACAGTTGTTAAAGCATTATTGGATTCAGGTGTAGAGAAGGGAGAAAAAGGCGCAGGTCAATTAGTGGAAACCAATAAGAATATAGATCTCAAtctacattaaataaaaaagttgcaTGCAGATATCAAGCAtgcacataaaaaacaataaatgaaagCACCTATTACATACCCCGGAAACTTTCACATATTGCCCATTTTTTGCAGCTCTTAGATCAGTATCAGGATAGCGAGCAGTGAACTCCATGATATATCTTCTTCCCCACCACGTATTCCAAACAACTAATCCAGCAACTATGACAAAAAGAACCACAACAACAATGAGGAGGATGGCGTTGTGAACAGCTCCAAGAATAAAACCACCAGCAAGGAATCCCATCACGAAAATCAGAATCACCAACCATACTACTGTTTTCGGG is a window of Populus nigra chromosome 10, ddPopNigr1.1, whole genome shotgun sequence DNA encoding:
- the LOC133705720 gene encoding uncharacterized membrane protein At1g16860-like; translated protein: MGSRYPSHRLGNGLFVSGRPEQPKEKAPTMSSTAMPYTGGDIKKSGELGKMFDIPTDGSKSRKSGPITGPPSRTGSFGGAASFSGSVMSNAALRAGYTTSGPLSSGGLPGSASLKKSSSGPLNKHGEPVKKSSGPQSGGATRQNSGSIPSVLPATGLITSGPISSGPLNSFGAPKKVSGPLESTGSMKLHSSSISNNPAVTTLSQDDDYSARRNFPKTVVWLVILIFVMGFLAGGFILGAVHNAILLIVVVVLFVIVAGLVVWNTWWGRRYIMEFTARYPDTDLRAAKNGQYVKVSGVVTCGNVPLESSFQRVPRCVYTSTRLYEYRAWGSKPASPGHRHFTWGLRSSERHVVDFYISDFQSGLRALVKTGSGTRIIPFVDDSLVVDINPEKKDLSLEFVRWLGKKNLSSDERLMRLKEGCIKEGSTVSVMGIVQRNDNMLMIVAPPEPLATGWQWSRCIFPASLDGIVLRCEDTSNDDVIPV